The proteins below are encoded in one region of Streptomyces cyanogenus:
- a CDS encoding FGGY family carbohydrate kinase: MGIVAGLDSSPEFTRIVVCDADTGAVIRQGYAPHPVEGRPSDVDPQAWLLSLGEAAGGGLLEGVQAIGVSAQQNALVPLDAQGNTVRPALVGGDKRAQVAAADLVDALGGKEAWAQAVGCVPQAAQPVTKLRWLAKNEPENALRTAVLLQAHDWLVWQLLGRPVRRTTDRGGASGTGYWSAATGAYRPDLVELALGHQAILPEVIGPSDAAGTTPEGLLISAGTGETMAAAFGLGIGLGDAVVSLGASGSVMAVHPEALADQAGMITSLADATGMHLPVVTTLNAVRALRGTAELLGLPDLESLSDLAMKSTPGAHGLVLLPYLEGERTPNLPHTAGTLAGLRRESMKPEHLARAAFEGMLCGLADALDVLRGRGVEVRRIFLLGPAAELHAVQASAPSLFGAQVVVPQPADYTAIGAARQAAWALGVSQGTLDPRTPPAWQGAAAQVLEPGEELAVGQAVRQQFTAVREQTHPGAFRV; this comes from the coding sequence ATGGGGATAGTCGCCGGCTTGGACAGCTCACCGGAGTTCACGCGCATCGTGGTCTGTGACGCAGACACCGGTGCCGTCATACGGCAGGGGTATGCCCCGCACCCGGTGGAGGGGCGCCCGAGCGATGTCGACCCCCAGGCCTGGCTGCTCTCCCTCGGGGAGGCCGCCGGCGGGGGCCTGCTGGAGGGCGTGCAGGCCATCGGGGTGTCGGCGCAGCAGAACGCGCTGGTCCCGCTGGACGCCCAGGGCAACACCGTGCGCCCCGCCCTGGTCGGCGGCGACAAGCGCGCCCAGGTCGCGGCGGCCGATCTCGTCGACGCCCTCGGTGGCAAGGAGGCCTGGGCGCAGGCGGTCGGCTGCGTCCCGCAGGCGGCGCAGCCGGTCACCAAGCTGCGCTGGCTGGCGAAGAACGAGCCGGAGAACGCGCTGCGCACGGCCGTCCTGCTCCAGGCCCACGACTGGCTGGTCTGGCAGCTGCTCGGCCGCCCGGTGCGCAGGACCACCGACCGCGGCGGGGCCTCCGGCACCGGGTACTGGTCGGCGGCCACCGGCGCCTACCGGCCCGACCTGGTCGAGCTGGCGCTCGGCCACCAGGCGATACTGCCGGAGGTGATCGGCCCGTCCGACGCGGCCGGTACGACCCCGGAGGGCCTGCTGATCTCCGCCGGCACCGGGGAGACCATGGCCGCCGCGTTCGGGCTCGGGATCGGGCTCGGGGACGCGGTGGTGTCCCTCGGGGCGTCCGGGTCCGTGATGGCCGTGCACCCGGAGGCGCTCGCCGACCAGGCCGGGATGATCACCTCCCTCGCCGACGCCACCGGCATGCACCTGCCGGTCGTCACCACCCTGAACGCCGTACGCGCCCTGCGCGGCACCGCCGAACTGCTCGGGCTGCCGGACCTGGAGAGCCTGTCCGATCTGGCGATGAAGTCCACGCCGGGCGCCCACGGACTCGTCCTGCTCCCCTACCTGGAGGGTGAGCGGACGCCGAACCTGCCGCACACCGCCGGGACCCTCGCGGGCCTGCGGCGGGAGTCGATGAAGCCCGAGCACCTGGCGCGGGCCGCGTTCGAGGGCATGCTGTGCGGGCTCGCCGACGCGCTGGACGTGCTGCGCGGGCGGGGCGTGGAGGTGCGCCGGATCTTCCTGCTGGGCCCGGCCGCCGAACTGCACGCCGTGCAGGCCTCGGCGCCCTCGCTGTTCGGCGCGCAGGTCGTCGTACCGCAGCCCGCGGACTACACGGCGATCGGTGCGGCCCGGCAGGCGGCCTGGGCGCTCGGTGTGTCGCAGGGCACACTCGATCCGCGGACCCCGCCGGCCTGGCAGGGCGCGGCGGCGCAGGTGCTGGAGCCCGGTGAGGAGCTGGCTGTGGGACAGGCGGTGCGGCAGCAGTTCACCGCGGTGCGCGAGCAGACCCATCCGGGGGCGTTCCGGGTCTGA
- a CDS encoding RNA polymerase sigma factor, with protein sequence MGAVPEPRSARCRTPSAAIILEVAPVQTQTLTQTVSSTSATSATSATPTTADEPDAETDVLAAVPPQSRAALHPEAEPPADALVDEPEEPVEVPVAARAESGGPSADLFRQYLREIGRIPLLTAAEEVELARRVEAGLFAEEKLGSTPDLDSELALDLDRLVVMGRVAKRRLIEANLRLVVSVAKRYVGRGLTMLDLVQEGNLGLIRAVEKFDYARGYKFSTYATWWIRQAMSRALADQARTIRVPVHVVELINRVVRVQRRMLQERGYEPTVEEVGAHLDLPPERVGEVLRLAQEPVSLHAPVGEEDDVALGDLIEDGDAASPVESAAFLLLREHLDAVLSTLGERERKVVQLRYGLVDGRPRTLEEIGRIFGVTRERIRQIESKTLNKLRDHAYADQLRGYLD encoded by the coding sequence CTGGGGGCGGTGCCCGAGCCTCGGAGCGCACGCTGCCGCACACCTTCAGCAGCGATCATCCTGGAGGTCGCCCCCGTGCAGACCCAGACCCTCACCCAGACCGTCAGCAGCACCAGCGCCACCAGCGCCACCAGCGCCACCCCCACCACCGCGGACGAGCCGGACGCGGAGACGGACGTTCTCGCGGCCGTGCCCCCGCAGAGCCGTGCCGCCCTGCATCCCGAGGCGGAGCCGCCCGCCGACGCGCTCGTGGACGAACCCGAGGAACCCGTCGAGGTGCCGGTCGCCGCCCGGGCCGAGTCCGGCGGCCCCTCCGCCGACCTGTTCCGCCAGTACCTGCGCGAGATCGGCCGTATCCCCCTGCTCACCGCCGCCGAGGAGGTGGAACTCGCCCGCCGGGTGGAGGCCGGCCTGTTCGCGGAGGAGAAGCTGGGCAGCACCCCCGACCTGGACAGCGAGCTGGCGCTCGACCTGGACCGGCTCGTCGTCATGGGCCGGGTCGCCAAGCGCCGGCTGATCGAGGCCAACCTGCGGCTCGTCGTCTCCGTCGCCAAGAGGTACGTCGGCCGCGGGCTGACCATGCTCGACCTCGTCCAGGAGGGCAACCTCGGGCTGATCCGGGCCGTGGAGAAGTTCGACTACGCGCGCGGCTACAAGTTCTCCACCTACGCCACCTGGTGGATCCGGCAGGCCATGAGCCGGGCGCTGGCCGACCAGGCCCGCACCATCCGCGTCCCCGTCCACGTCGTGGAGCTGATCAACCGGGTCGTCCGCGTCCAGCGCCGGATGCTCCAGGAGCGCGGCTACGAGCCGACCGTCGAGGAGGTCGGCGCCCACCTGGACCTGCCGCCCGAGCGGGTCGGCGAGGTGCTGCGCCTCGCCCAGGAACCGGTGTCGCTGCACGCCCCGGTCGGCGAGGAGGACGACGTCGCCCTCGGCGACCTCATCGAGGACGGCGACGCCGCGAGCCCCGTCGAATCCGCCGCCTTCCTGCTGCTGCGCGAGCACCTCGACGCGGTGCTGTCCACGCTGGGCGAGCGCGAGCGGAAGGTCGTCCAGCTCCGGTACGGCCTGGTCGACGGCCGCCCGCGCACCCTGGAGGAGATCGGCCGCATCTTCGGCGTGACCCGCGAGCGGATACGGCAGATCGAGTCCAAGACCCTCAACAAGCTCCGCGACCACGCGTACGCGGACCAGCTGAGGGGCTACCTGGACTGA
- the dnaG gene encoding DNA primase, translating to MAGRINDEDVKAVRDAVPIDAVVSEYLQLRNAGGGNLKGLCPFHDEKSPSFQVSPSKGLFHCFGCQEGGDTITFVMKVDHLSFSEAVERLAAQAGITLRYEEGGYNPAHQRGERIRLVEAHKIAAQWYAEQLATSPEAETGRIFLAERGFDQAAAVHFGVGYSPQGWDHLTRYLRGKGFTDKELILSGLSQEGRRGPIDRFRGRLMWPIRDIGGEVVGFGARKLYEADNGPKYLNTPDTGIYKKSQVLYGIDLAKKEIAKTSRAVVVEGYTDVMACHLAGVTTAIATCGTAFGGDHIKILRRLLMDNGSARVIFTFDGDAAGQKAALRAFEDDQKFAAETYIAIAPDGMDPCDLRLAKGDEAVADLVEPRTPLFEFALRQIVGRYDLDTPAGRAAALDEAAPIVAKIKNSGAQHEVAVELAGMLGILDTQFVVRRVAQLARWNREGKGAQQQGRSRPAEQQWTEAPRPPAGSGPALTLRNPVFAAERELLKLALQRPELVSPAFDAYGVDEFTAPPYAAVRRAVAEAGGAEYGVQDPQEYLVRVREAAPDDTVRAMVTELAVEPILRRTVDETYAGTVLVQIRRRAVERRIRDIQSQMTRLSTTGDPAQLAAVQNELWVLQQYDQALRERGAEAL from the coding sequence GTGGCAGGACGGATCAACGACGAGGACGTGAAGGCGGTACGGGACGCGGTCCCGATCGACGCCGTGGTCTCCGAGTACCTCCAGCTGCGCAACGCGGGCGGCGGCAACCTCAAGGGGCTGTGCCCGTTCCACGACGAGAAGTCGCCGTCCTTCCAGGTCAGCCCGAGCAAGGGGCTCTTCCACTGCTTCGGCTGCCAGGAGGGCGGCGACACCATCACCTTCGTGATGAAGGTGGACCACCTCTCCTTCTCGGAGGCGGTCGAGCGGCTGGCCGCACAGGCCGGCATCACGCTGCGGTACGAGGAGGGCGGGTACAACCCGGCCCACCAGCGCGGCGAACGCATCCGCCTGGTCGAGGCCCACAAGATCGCCGCGCAGTGGTACGCCGAGCAGCTCGCCACCAGCCCCGAGGCCGAGACCGGCCGGATCTTCCTCGCCGAGCGCGGCTTCGACCAGGCCGCCGCCGTCCACTTCGGCGTCGGCTACAGCCCCCAGGGCTGGGACCACCTCACCCGCTACCTGCGCGGCAAGGGCTTCACCGACAAGGAGCTGATCCTCTCCGGCCTGTCCCAGGAGGGCAGGCGCGGGCCCATCGACCGCTTCCGGGGCCGCCTGATGTGGCCCATCCGGGACATCGGCGGCGAGGTCGTCGGCTTCGGCGCCCGCAAGCTGTACGAGGCGGACAACGGCCCGAAGTACCTCAACACGCCCGACACGGGGATCTACAAGAAGAGCCAGGTGCTGTACGGCATCGACCTGGCGAAGAAGGAGATCGCCAAGACCAGCCGCGCGGTGGTGGTCGAGGGCTACACGGACGTCATGGCATGCCACCTCGCCGGAGTGACCACCGCGATCGCGACCTGCGGTACGGCGTTCGGCGGCGACCACATCAAGATCCTCCGCCGGCTCCTCATGGACAACGGCTCGGCCCGCGTGATCTTCACCTTCGACGGTGACGCGGCCGGGCAGAAGGCCGCCCTGCGCGCTTTCGAGGACGACCAGAAGTTCGCCGCCGAGACCTACATCGCGATCGCGCCCGACGGCATGGACCCCTGCGACCTGCGGCTCGCCAAGGGCGACGAGGCGGTCGCCGACCTGGTCGAACCCCGCACCCCGCTCTTCGAGTTCGCGCTCCGCCAGATCGTCGGCCGCTACGACCTCGACACCCCGGCCGGCCGGGCCGCCGCCCTGGACGAGGCCGCCCCGATCGTCGCCAAGATCAAGAACAGCGGCGCCCAGCACGAGGTGGCCGTCGAACTGGCCGGCATGCTCGGCATCCTCGACACCCAGTTCGTGGTCCGCCGGGTCGCCCAGCTGGCCCGCTGGAACCGCGAAGGCAAGGGTGCGCAGCAGCAGGGCCGCTCCCGGCCGGCCGAGCAGCAGTGGACGGAGGCGCCGCGCCCCCCCGCCGGCTCCGGCCCCGCGCTGACCCTGCGCAACCCTGTCTTCGCCGCCGAACGCGAACTGCTCAAACTCGCCCTCCAGCGCCCCGAACTGGTCTCCCCGGCCTTCGACGCCTACGGCGTGGACGAGTTCACGGCCCCGCCCTACGCCGCCGTGCGCCGGGCCGTCGCGGAGGCGGGCGGCGCCGAGTACGGCGTCCAGGACCCGCAGGAGTACCTGGTCCGCGTCCGCGAGGCCGCGCCCGACGACACGGTCCGCGCGATGGTCACCGAGCTGGCCGTCGAGCCGATCCTGCGCCGCACGGTGGACGAGACGTACGCCGGCACGGTCCTCGTCCAGATCCGCCGCCGCGCCGTCGAGCGCCGCATCCGAGACATCCAGTCCCAGATGACCCGCCTGTCCACCACCGGCGACCCGGCGCAACTGGCCGCCGTACAGAACGAGCTGTGGGTCCTCCAGCAGTACGACCAGGCACTGCGCGAGCGGGGCGCGGAGGCGCTGTAG
- a CDS encoding ABC transporter ATP-binding protein yields MAGPMGRMMAGGGPDQRSMDFKGSGKRLVAQFRPERLTIYGLLLCVVVSVGLNVVGPKILGRATDLVFAGIIGRQMPDGATKQQVLDSMRERGQGRVADMLGGTDFTPGKGIDFDAVGSVLLLALGTFLVAGLLMAIATRLVNRAVNRTMYRLREDVQTKLSRLPLSYFDKRQRGEVLSRATNDIDNIGQTLQQSMGQLINSVLTIIGVLAMMFWVSWLLALVALVTVPLSFVVATRVGKRSQPHFVQQWRSTGKLNAHIEEMYTGHTLVKVFGRQEESAQQFAEQNEALYEAGFRAQFNSGVMQPLMMFVSNLNYVLVAVVGGLRVASGALSIGDVQAFIQYSRQFSMPLTQVASMANLVQSGVASAERIFELLDAEEQEADPVPGERPEELRGRVRLEHVSFRYDPEKPLIEDLSLTVEPGHTVAIVGPTGAGKTTLVNLLMRFYDVSGGRITLDGVDIRRMTRDELRSGIGMVLQDTWLFGGTIAENIAYGASREVTRGEIEEAARAAHADRFIRTLPDGYDTVIDDEGTGVSAGEKQLITIARAFLSDPVILVLDEATSSVDTRTEVLIQKAMAKLAAGRTSFVIAHRLSTIRDADTILVMENGSIVEQGAHAELLAADGAYARLYKAQFAQAVAEVD; encoded by the coding sequence ATGGCCGGGCCCATGGGACGCATGATGGCCGGGGGCGGCCCCGACCAGCGCTCGATGGACTTCAAGGGGTCGGGCAAACGGCTCGTCGCCCAGTTCCGACCGGAACGGCTCACGATCTACGGCCTGCTGCTCTGCGTGGTCGTCAGCGTGGGCCTCAACGTGGTCGGCCCGAAGATCCTCGGCCGGGCCACCGACCTGGTGTTCGCCGGCATCATCGGCCGGCAGATGCCGGACGGCGCCACGAAGCAGCAGGTGCTCGACTCCATGCGCGAGCGCGGCCAGGGCCGGGTCGCGGACATGCTGGGGGGCACCGACTTCACGCCCGGCAAGGGCATCGACTTCGATGCCGTCGGCAGCGTCCTGCTGCTCGCGCTCGGCACCTTCCTGGTCGCCGGTCTGCTGATGGCGATCGCGACCCGGCTGGTGAACCGGGCCGTGAACCGCACGATGTACCGGCTGCGGGAGGACGTGCAGACGAAGCTGTCCCGGCTGCCGCTGTCGTACTTCGACAAGCGCCAGCGCGGTGAGGTGCTGTCCCGGGCGACGAACGACATCGACAACATCGGGCAGACGCTCCAGCAGTCGATGGGCCAGCTGATCAACTCGGTGCTGACCATCATCGGCGTGCTGGCGATGATGTTCTGGGTGTCCTGGCTGCTGGCGCTGGTCGCGCTGGTGACCGTGCCCCTGTCGTTCGTGGTGGCCACCCGGGTCGGCAAGCGGTCGCAGCCGCACTTCGTGCAGCAGTGGCGCTCCACCGGAAAGCTGAACGCGCACATCGAGGAGATGTACACCGGGCACACCCTGGTGAAGGTGTTCGGGCGGCAGGAGGAGTCGGCGCAGCAGTTCGCCGAGCAGAACGAGGCGCTGTACGAGGCCGGGTTCAGGGCGCAGTTCAACAGCGGTGTCATGCAGCCGCTGATGATGTTCGTGTCGAACCTGAACTATGTCCTGGTGGCGGTCGTCGGCGGTCTGCGGGTCGCGTCCGGTGCCCTGTCCATCGGTGACGTGCAGGCCTTCATCCAGTACTCGCGGCAGTTCTCGATGCCGCTGACGCAGGTCGCTTCGATGGCGAACCTGGTGCAGTCCGGTGTCGCCTCGGCCGAGCGGATCTTCGAACTCCTGGACGCGGAGGAGCAGGAGGCGGATCCGGTGCCGGGCGAGCGGCCCGAGGAGCTGCGCGGGCGGGTCCGGCTGGAGCACGTGTCGTTCCGGTACGACCCGGAGAAGCCGCTGATCGAGGACCTGTCGCTCACGGTGGAGCCGGGGCACACGGTGGCGATCGTCGGCCCGACCGGAGCGGGCAAGACCACGCTGGTCAACCTGCTGATGCGGTTCTACGACGTGTCGGGCGGCCGGATCACCCTCGACGGGGTCGACATCCGGAGGATGACCCGGGACGAACTCCGCTCGGGGATCGGCATGGTGCTCCAGGACACCTGGCTGTTCGGCGGCACCATCGCGGAGAACATCGCGTACGGCGCCTCGCGCGAGGTCACGCGGGGTGAGATCGAGGAGGCGGCGCGGGCGGCGCACGCGGACCGCTTCATCCGTACGCTGCCCGACGGGTACGACACCGTGATCGACGACGAGGGCACGGGCGTCAGCGCCGGTGAGAAGCAGCTCATCACCATCGCGCGGGCGTTCCTGTCCGACCCGGTGATCCTGGTGCTGGACGAGGCGACCAGCTCCGTCGACACCCGCACCGAGGTGCTGATCCAGAAGGCGATGGCCAAACTGGCGGCGGGGCGTACGTCGTTCGTGATCGCGCACCGGCTGTCGACCATCCGGGACGCCGACACGATCCTCGTGATGGAGAACGGCTCCATCGTGGAACAGGGCGCGCACGCCGAGCTGTTGGCGGCGGACGGCGCCTACGCCCGGCTGTACAAGGCGCAGTTCGCGCAGGCCGTGGCCGAGGTGGACTAG
- a CDS encoding PepSY domain-containing protein, which produces MRALPRRAVLAAPAAVLMCALVACGGSDSGSDGSGAADSRQSAQSAGGAEAAGEAGGDTDEKDEKKEPPLTGDIKKKAEAAALAAYPGTVVKSEEDTEKPGMYAVEVKQADGTSIEVYIDKSFKVTDTKKEGTEETGDAG; this is translated from the coding sequence ATGCGTGCTCTGCCCCGTCGTGCCGTGCTGGCCGCTCCCGCTGCCGTGCTGATGTGCGCGCTGGTCGCCTGCGGCGGCTCCGACTCCGGTTCCGACGGCTCCGGTGCCGCGGACAGCAGGCAGTCGGCCCAGAGCGCCGGCGGCGCGGAGGCGGCCGGGGAGGCCGGCGGTGACACCGACGAGAAGGACGAGAAGAAGGAGCCGCCGCTGACCGGTGACATCAAGAAGAAGGCCGAGGCGGCCGCGCTGGCCGCGTACCCGGGCACGGTCGTCAAGTCCGAGGAGGACACGGAGAAGCCCGGCATGTACGCGGTGGAGGTGAAGCAGGCGGACGGCACCTCGATCGAGGTGTACATCGACAAGTCCTTCAAGGTCACCGACACCAAGAAGGAGGGCACCGAGGAGACCGGGGACGCCGGCTGA
- a CDS encoding YtxH domain-containing protein, producing MRYRLTFLAGLALGYVLGTRAGRERYEQLKKSARQIAQNPAVRNTAETAAQQGRTYAGKAFHTVSDKVGDRVPESVAQRVRSLRERNVNGTGEDDWGTSNT from the coding sequence ATGCGATACCGGCTCACGTTCCTCGCCGGACTGGCCCTCGGTTACGTACTCGGCACGAGGGCCGGACGCGAGCGCTACGAGCAGCTGAAGAAGTCGGCCCGGCAGATCGCGCAGAACCCCGCGGTCCGCAACACCGCCGAGACCGCCGCCCAGCAGGGCCGCACCTACGCGGGCAAGGCCTTCCACACGGTCAGCGACAAGGTCGGCGACCGCGTGCCGGAGTCCGTCGCCCAGCGGGTCCGCTCCCTGCGGGAACGCAATGTCAACGGCACGGGCGAGGACGACTGGGGCACGAGCAACACGTAA
- a CDS encoding class I SAM-dependent methyltransferase: MPVPHDIPAETELWDAYAKSAFDAEAEPSFCWTQYAGHGPGPELLGSPESVLEIGCGTGRALAYLSQQGVKATGVDLSPRMVQLAGERWAPLGVRIEQAEVLDWLAADQARYDAVYSIFGAAWFTDPSRLFPLVHQRLGPGGVFVFSQPPAIPGAYGPQGMYKGGFAGKAMFTYRYSHKPAVWERHLFRAGFTSAEARVVDAPKAGHIGTLIVRATV; this comes from the coding sequence GTGCCTGTACCGCACGACATCCCCGCCGAGACCGAACTCTGGGACGCCTACGCCAAGAGCGCGTTCGACGCGGAGGCGGAGCCCTCGTTCTGCTGGACGCAGTACGCCGGCCACGGGCCGGGGCCGGAACTCCTCGGCTCACCGGAATCCGTGCTGGAGATCGGCTGCGGCACCGGCCGCGCCCTGGCCTACCTCTCGCAGCAGGGGGTGAAGGCCACCGGCGTGGACCTGTCACCCCGTATGGTGCAGCTGGCCGGCGAGCGGTGGGCGCCGCTCGGCGTCCGGATCGAGCAGGCGGAGGTCCTCGACTGGCTCGCCGCCGACCAAGCCCGGTACGACGCCGTGTACTCCATCTTCGGCGCCGCCTGGTTCACCGACCCGTCCCGCCTCTTCCCTCTCGTGCACCAGCGCCTGGGCCCGGGCGGCGTGTTCGTGTTCTCCCAGCCGCCGGCGATCCCGGGCGCCTACGGGCCGCAGGGCATGTACAAGGGCGGCTTTGCCGGGAAGGCGATGTTCACCTACCGGTACAGCCACAAGCCTGCGGTGTGGGAACGCCACCTGTTCCGCGCTGGTTTCACCAGCGCGGAGGCCCGGGTCGTCGACGCTCCGAAGGCGGGCCACATCGGCACGCTCATCGTGCGAGCCACTGTCTGA
- a CDS encoding ABC transporter ATP-binding protein encodes MLIRLLRTYLRPYKKPIVLLVALQFLQTCATLYLPTLNADIIDNGVVKGDTGYILTFGALMIGISLAQVVCNIGAVYYGARTASALGRDVRGAVFDRVQSFSAREVGHFGAPSLITRTTNDVQQVQMLALMTFTLMASAPIMCVGGIVLALGLDVPLSAVLIAVVPVLGISVTLIVRRLRPLFRSMQVRLDTVNRVLREQITGNRVIRAFVRDEYEQGRFGRANAELTEMQLATGRMLALMFPIVMTVVNLSSIAVVWFGAHRIDSGQMAIGDLTAFLAYLMQIVMSVMMATFMFMMVPRAEVCAERIQEVLDTDSSVVPPVAPVTELRAHGHLEIRGAGFRYPGAEEPVLKSIDLVARPGETTAVIGSTGSGKSTLLGLVPRLFDATEGEVLVDGVDVREVDPELLAGTVGLVPQKPYLFAGTVATNLRYGNPDATDEELWHALEVAQAKDFVSRLEGGLDAPIAQGGTNVSGGQRQRLAIARTLVQRPEIYLFDDSFSALDYATDAALRAALARETAEATVVIVAQRVATIRDADRIIVLDEGRVVGTGRHAELMASNETYREIVLSQLTEAEAA; translated from the coding sequence GTGCTCATACGACTTCTGCGGACCTATCTCAGGCCCTACAAGAAACCCATCGTTCTTCTGGTGGCGCTGCAGTTCCTGCAGACCTGCGCCACCCTCTATCTGCCCACTCTGAACGCCGACATCATCGACAACGGTGTCGTGAAGGGTGACACGGGTTACATCCTGACCTTCGGCGCCCTGATGATCGGCATCTCGCTGGCACAGGTCGTGTGCAACATCGGTGCCGTGTACTACGGCGCCCGGACCGCCTCCGCGCTCGGCCGGGACGTGCGCGGGGCCGTCTTCGACCGGGTCCAGTCCTTCTCCGCGCGGGAGGTGGGCCACTTCGGGGCGCCCTCCCTCATCACCCGTACGACGAACGACGTACAGCAGGTCCAGATGCTGGCCCTGATGACGTTCACCCTGATGGCGTCGGCGCCCATCATGTGCGTCGGCGGGATCGTGCTGGCGCTCGGTCTGGACGTTCCGCTGTCGGCGGTGCTGATCGCGGTCGTGCCGGTGCTCGGCATCTCCGTGACGCTGATCGTGCGCCGGCTGCGGCCGCTGTTCCGGTCGATGCAGGTGCGGCTGGACACGGTCAACCGGGTGCTGCGCGAGCAGATCACCGGCAACCGGGTGATCCGCGCCTTCGTCCGGGACGAGTACGAGCAGGGCCGGTTCGGGAGGGCCAACGCCGAGCTGACCGAGATGCAGCTGGCCACCGGCCGCATGCTCGCCCTGATGTTCCCGATCGTCATGACGGTGGTGAACCTGTCGTCCATCGCGGTGGTGTGGTTCGGCGCCCACCGGATCGACAGCGGACAGATGGCCATCGGCGACCTCACCGCGTTCCTGGCCTACCTGATGCAGATCGTCATGTCCGTGATGATGGCCACCTTCATGTTCATGATGGTGCCGCGCGCGGAGGTGTGTGCCGAGCGCATCCAGGAGGTCCTGGACACCGATTCCAGCGTCGTACCGCCGGTGGCCCCCGTCACCGAGCTGCGCGCGCACGGCCACCTGGAGATCCGGGGCGCGGGCTTCCGCTACCCGGGTGCCGAGGAGCCGGTGCTGAAGTCCATCGACCTGGTGGCCCGGCCGGGCGAGACCACGGCCGTGATCGGCTCCACCGGCAGCGGCAAGTCGACCCTGCTCGGACTCGTCCCCCGGCTGTTCGACGCCACCGAGGGCGAGGTCCTGGTCGACGGCGTGGACGTGCGCGAGGTCGACCCGGAGCTGCTCGCCGGCACGGTGGGCCTGGTGCCGCAGAAGCCGTACCTGTTCGCCGGCACCGTCGCCACCAACCTGCGTTACGGCAACCCGGACGCCACCGACGAGGAGCTGTGGCACGCGCTGGAGGTGGCGCAGGCCAAGGACTTCGTGAGCAGGCTGGAGGGCGGCCTGGACGCGCCGATCGCACAGGGCGGCACCAATGTCTCCGGTGGTCAGCGGCAGCGGCTCGCCATCGCCCGCACCCTGGTGCAGCGCCCGGAGATCTACCTCTTCGACGACTCCTTCTCCGCGCTCGACTACGCCACCGACGCGGCCCTGCGTGCCGCGCTCGCCCGGGAGACCGCCGAGGCGACCGTCGTCATCGTCGCCCAGCGGGTGGCGACCATCCGGGACGCGGACCGGATCATCGTGCTGGACGAGGGCCGGGTGGTCGGCACCGGCCGGCACGCCGAGCTGATGGCATCCAACGAGACCTACCGGGAGATCGTGCTCTCCCAGCTGACGGAAGCGGAGGCCGCCTGA